Proteins encoded in a region of the Petrotoga mexicana DSM 14811 genome:
- a CDS encoding YjzC family protein — protein sequence MHIGARYRTGEKSPANAYYKWVEYTDGTRTPKPTNEEMKIHLETGETFPPINSCDKGAIWELTSYE from the coding sequence ATGCATATAGGAGCAAGATATAGAACAGGTGAAAAATCTCCTGCAAATGCTTATTACAAGTGGGTAGAATATACAGATGGAACAAGAACACCTAAACCTACTAATGAAGAAATGAAAATTCATTTAGAAACTGGTGAAACATTTCCACCAATCAATTCTTGTGATAAAGGGGCAATTTGGGAATTGACCTCGTACGAATGA